The proteins below come from a single Candidatus Methylomirabilis tolerans genomic window:
- a CDS encoding carotenoid 1,2-hydratase: protein MRDKGFRIWMPVLSLVEAVALLCLLSGTWALAEAAFRPALPGYRFAFPRDHASHPDFKTEWWYYSGHLQTKDGQRFGYQLTFFRVGVDPALRGDSRSRWAVSDLHLAHFAISDLTHRRFQYWERRSRGALDSAGALTKGFKVWNGPWEAGGDGKVHHLTASTDGYAIDLTLSPSKPPAIHGSRGVSQKAAGLGHASHYYSLTRMTTNGSLTFAGRPLTVTGSTWMDHEFGSSQLTSSQVGWDWFAIQFEDGTELMLYQLRLTDGRSDPHSSGSLIHSDGRIEHLPFSAFELTPQEVWQSPKSGGRYPIRWRIQVPGRRLDLSVRVAFPEQELDTSSSTLVTYWEGSVSVSGTAGDRPIAGVGYLEMTGYAEPFRQPL, encoded by the coding sequence ATGAGGGATAAGGGATTCAGAATTTGGATGCCTGTGCTGAGCCTGGTCGAAGCAGTGGCGCTCCTTTGCCTACTCAGCGGGACTTGGGCACTGGCAGAGGCGGCCTTCCGACCGGCGCTTCCGGGCTATCGATTCGCCTTCCCGCGGGATCACGCCTCGCATCCCGACTTCAAGACCGAGTGGTGGTACTATTCCGGCCATCTGCAGACCAAGGACGGACAGCGATTCGGTTACCAACTGACCTTCTTCCGCGTCGGGGTCGATCCTGCGCTGCGCGGCGATAGCCGGTCCCGTTGGGCGGTTTCCGACCTGCATCTGGCCCACTTTGCCATCTCGGACCTCACGCATCGCCGCTTCCAATACTGGGAGCGCCGCAGCCGCGGCGCCCTGGACTCGGCCGGCGCCTTGACCAAAGGGTTCAAGGTCTGGAACGGCCCGTGGGAAGCCGGTGGAGATGGAAAGGTTCACCACTTGACCGCGAGCACGGATGGGTATGCGATCGACCTCACCCTGAGCCCGAGCAAACCGCCCGCCATCCACGGCAGCCGCGGCGTAAGCCAAAAGGCGGCAGGCCTAGGCCACGCCTCCCATTATTACTCCCTCACCAGGATGACCACCAACGGCAGCTTGACCTTCGCCGGAAGGCCGCTGACCGTGACCGGATCAACCTGGATGGATCACGAGTTCGGGAGTAGCCAGTTGACCTCATCGCAAGTCGGCTGGGACTGGTTCGCGATCCAGTTTGAGGATGGCACCGAGCTGATGCTCTACCAGCTTCGTCTGACGGATGGCCGCTCAGACCCCCACTCGAGCGGCAGCCTGATTCATTCGGATGGGCGTATTGAGCATCTCCCATTCAGCGCCTTTGAACTTACGCCGCAAGAAGTCTGGCAGAGTCCGAAGAGCGGCGGCCGGTATCCGATCCGTTGGCGGATCCAGGTCCCCGGCCGACGCCTCGACCTGTCTGTGCGGGTGGCGTTTCCCGAGCAGGAGTTGGACACCAGCAGCAGCACCCTCGTTACCTACTGGGAGGGGTCGGTTTCAGTGTCGGGGACTGCCGGCGATCGGCCGATCGCCGGCGTGGGCTACCTCGAGATGACCGGCTACGCCGAGCCCTTCCGCCAGCCGCTCTAA
- a CDS encoding ABC transporter ATP-binding protein — protein sequence MIRLQQVAKIYPLGKVEARALDGVTLAIGSGEFVALVGPSGCGKSTLLNLMAGIDRPTSGEVWLDGERLDCLSDDSLARLRRSKVGIVYQFFNLLPTLTARENVALPLLLNGLKRREIEERVEQGLQRVGLTHRAEHWPHELSGGEQQRVAIARAIVAGPRVVLADEPTGNLDSVAGGAVLDLLDELHQDHGQTIVLATHSQEAVRRAGRIVHLRDGRIEELKGP from the coding sequence ATGATCAGGCTGCAGCAGGTTGCAAAGATCTATCCGCTGGGCAAGGTTGAGGCACGAGCCTTGGATGGGGTCACCCTTGCTATTGGGTCGGGGGAGTTCGTCGCGTTAGTTGGACCGAGCGGCTGCGGCAAAAGCACTCTCCTCAACCTGATGGCCGGGATCGACCGGCCGACCTCTGGCGAGGTGTGGCTTGATGGGGAGCGTCTGGATTGTCTGTCCGACGATAGCCTTGCACGGCTTCGCCGGAGTAAGGTCGGGATCGTCTACCAGTTCTTCAACCTGCTTCCGACACTCACCGCCAGAGAGAACGTCGCCTTACCGCTGCTGTTGAATGGGCTGAAGCGCCGCGAAATCGAAGAGCGCGTTGAGCAAGGGTTGCAAAGGGTTGGGTTGACACATCGCGCCGAGCACTGGCCCCATGAGCTATCCGGCGGAGAACAGCAGCGAGTGGCGATAGCCCGAGCGATCGTAGCCGGACCTCGAGTTGTCCTGGCCGACGAGCCTACAGGAAACCTGGATTCGGTGGCGGGCGGAGCGGTCCTGGATCTGCTCGACGAGTTGCATCAGGATCACGGCCAAACGATTGTCCTGGCGACCCATAGCCAGGAGGCGGTGAGAAGAGCCGGTCGGATCGTCCACCTCCGCGATGGAAGGATAGAGGAACTCAAGGGGCCCTAA
- a CDS encoding ABC transporter permease, translating into MRTWSVMWLTILRHLWTSPVRVLVTVTGVAIGVATFTAIQATNESVLRSFTRAIDLVAGRATLEISGGEPGIDERLLPAVQRVEGVSAAAPIVQTVASVADRPGEALLLMGVDLFAEDPFREYRLADGDRPPGMEELLSPDAIFVTAAFAEAHGLQQGGSLTLMVGPRRQRFSIKGLLTPQGPARAFDGNMAILDIAAAQVAFGKVGRLDRIDLVTDERVSLDEIRARMAKLLPPHLTIQRPDRRGHQVEKMLRAFRLNLTALSAIALLVSLFLVYNAVSLSVLERRRQIGILRSLGLTRRTVAVLFAAEGMALGLLGSLLGVGGGLLLGGALLQSVSKTVSTLYAYLRVEEVETSPGLLLTALGLGIAGALLASLAPAFAASRIAPKDAMHLGSFERTWTRRSPLALLCGLLLLTASFLLTRPGPVGGAPLFGYLSLTCLIFGVACFTPQLLRFTGAGIHSLCGGRQAPLLTIAAGNLSAQVGRSAVAVAAMMTAIAMLVGLTLMIGSFRRTVELWVEQTIRADIMVSPAARFVKGSQARLPDTFIEGAARISGIAALDSFIGTRVELLGQEGLLAAGDLEVVARYGRLLFRRGESATVLRHAKTEGGVIISESLALSRGLTEGDRLPLYLPSGRVELQIAGVFYDYSTDGGKVVMDRSLWTRTGGEHGADILAIYLQPGADEAAVRRQLLTIAGEDGAIALNSNRALKARILEIFDNTFAVARALELIAIMVSMLGVFNVLWASVLNRRREIGVLRSVGATRAQILRIVLGEAGLLGLLADLLGLLAGIALSLILIHVINKQSFGWTIQFQFSSLVIIKSSIIALGAALLAGYLPARHAARLNIAAAVAYEG; encoded by the coding sequence ATGCGTACCTGGTCGGTCATGTGGCTCACCATCCTTCGCCATCTCTGGACAAGTCCGGTCCGGGTGCTGGTGACCGTAACGGGCGTCGCCATCGGTGTCGCCACCTTTACCGCGATCCAGGCAACCAACGAGAGCGTGCTACGCTCGTTTACGCGAGCCATCGATCTGGTGGCAGGCCGGGCCACGCTCGAGATCTCTGGCGGTGAGCCGGGAATCGACGAGCGACTCCTGCCGGCGGTGCAGCGGGTGGAGGGGGTGTCGGCGGCCGCGCCCATCGTGCAAACGGTGGCTTCCGTCGCTGATCGGCCAGGTGAAGCCCTTCTGCTGATGGGGGTCGATCTGTTTGCCGAAGATCCGTTTCGAGAATACCGACTGGCTGATGGCGACCGTCCGCCAGGGATGGAGGAGCTACTCAGCCCCGACGCGATCTTTGTGACCGCGGCGTTCGCAGAGGCGCACGGATTGCAGCAAGGTGGAAGCCTCACCCTCATGGTCGGGCCGAGGCGACAGCGGTTCAGCATCAAGGGACTGCTTACCCCACAAGGGCCGGCCCGTGCATTCGACGGCAACATGGCAATCTTAGACATCGCTGCTGCCCAGGTGGCGTTTGGTAAGGTCGGCCGACTTGATCGGATCGATCTGGTGACGGATGAGCGGGTATCGCTGGATGAAATCAGGGCGCGCATGGCGAAACTCCTCCCCCCGCATCTGACCATCCAGCGGCCGGATCGGCGTGGCCACCAGGTGGAGAAGATGCTCAGGGCGTTTCGTCTCAACTTGACCGCCCTGAGTGCGATCGCACTGCTGGTCAGTCTCTTCCTGGTCTACAATGCCGTCTCTCTTTCGGTCCTGGAACGTCGGCGTCAGATCGGAATCCTCCGTTCACTCGGGCTCACGCGCCGTACAGTGGCCGTGCTCTTTGCCGCGGAAGGGATGGCGCTGGGGCTCCTGGGCTCGCTGCTCGGAGTCGGCGGCGGGCTGCTGCTTGGCGGGGCGCTCCTGCAGAGCGTCTCAAAAACGGTCTCCACCCTGTATGCCTACCTTCGAGTAGAAGAGGTAGAGACTAGCCCGGGCCTTCTGCTTACGGCGCTGGGGTTGGGAATCGCCGGTGCGCTGCTGGCCTCCCTCGCGCCTGCCTTTGCGGCAAGCCGGATCGCGCCGAAGGACGCGATGCACCTCGGTTCCTTCGAAAGGACCTGGACGCGCCGCTCCCCGCTTGCGCTCCTGTGCGGCCTCCTGCTGCTCACCGCCTCCTTCCTGTTGACCCGCCCGGGTCCGGTTGGTGGCGCTCCTCTCTTCGGCTATCTCTCCCTAACCTGCCTCATCTTTGGGGTCGCCTGTTTCACCCCACAGCTCCTACGCTTCACCGGGGCAGGCATTCATTCCCTTTGTGGGGGGAGGCAGGCTCCACTGCTCACGATTGCGGCCGGTAACCTTTCTGCGCAGGTCGGACGGAGTGCGGTCGCGGTTGCTGCCATGATGACCGCCATTGCGATGCTGGTTGGGCTGACCCTCATGATCGGCAGCTTCAGGAGGACGGTGGAGCTATGGGTGGAGCAGACGATCAGGGCCGACATCATGGTGTCGCCGGCTGCCCGCTTCGTGAAAGGAAGCCAGGCAAGGCTTCCGGACACCTTCATCGAGGGTGCCGCTCGGATTTCAGGGATCGCTGCCCTTGATTCGTTCATCGGCACGCGTGTCGAGCTGCTGGGGCAGGAGGGGTTGCTCGCAGCAGGGGACCTTGAGGTGGTGGCGCGATACGGCAGGCTTCTGTTCAGGAGGGGGGAGTCGGCCACTGTCCTCCGCCACGCAAAGACTGAGGGTGGAGTGATCATCTCGGAGAGCCTCGCGCTGTCCAGAGGGCTCACCGAGGGGGATCGATTGCCTCTCTATCTTCCCTCAGGCCGGGTCGAACTCCAGATTGCCGGGGTCTTCTATGACTACTCAACCGATGGCGGCAAGGTGGTAATGGATCGAAGCCTCTGGACGAGGACGGGGGGCGAGCATGGAGCCGACATCCTGGCGATCTATCTTCAGCCGGGTGCCGACGAGGCCGCTGTCCGGCGGCAACTTCTGACGATTGCGGGCGAGGACGGCGCGATCGCGCTCAACTCAAACCGGGCGTTGAAGGCCAGGATCCTGGAGATCTTTGATAATACCTTTGCGGTGGCGCGCGCCCTGGAGCTAATCGCGATCATGGTGAGCATGCTCGGGGTCTTCAACGTCTTGTGGGCCTCGGTCCTGAATCGCCGGCGGGAGATCGGCGTGCTGCGGTCAGTCGGGGCGACGAGAGCGCAGATCCTGCGAATCGTCCTGGGGGAAGCGGGACTCCTTGGCCTGTTAGCCGATCTGCTTGGCCTGCTTGCCGGCATCGCCCTTTCGCTCATCCTGATCCACGTCATCAATAAGCAGTCGTTTGGCTGGACCATCCAGTTTCAGTTCTCCTCGTTGGTTATCATCAAGTCGTCGATTATCGCGCTCGGTGCGGCCCTGCTGGCCGGCTACCTGCCTGCAAGGCACGCGGCTCGTCTGAACATCGCCGCGGCGGTGGCGTATGAGGGATAA